From one Chryseobacterium sp. 3008163 genomic stretch:
- the pnuC gene encoding nicotinamide riboside transporter PnuC, which produces MMQEISLKTTWPEWFGVFFSIFQVLLARKNNSNNYLFGIAGISLSLYVMFFAKLYAEFTLNLYYLVMSIYGWLYWKFGKQQSETVISETTNQEKLITAGIVLGTFGLFWFFLTQYTDSDVPIWDSLVSAFAWAGMWLMARRKIENWILLNVSNIIAIPLLIHKDLYLYAVLTAFLFIVAISGYLEWRKIIKSKSLKVA; this is translated from the coding sequence TTGATGCAGGAAATTTCACTAAAGACAACCTGGCCGGAATGGTTTGGGGTCTTCTTTTCAATTTTTCAGGTTTTATTGGCCCGAAAAAACAATTCAAACAATTATCTTTTCGGTATTGCCGGAATTTCACTTTCGCTGTATGTGATGTTTTTCGCAAAACTCTATGCGGAATTTACCTTAAATCTTTACTATTTAGTCATGAGCATTTATGGCTGGTTGTACTGGAAATTCGGAAAACAACAATCTGAAACAGTGATTTCAGAAACAACCAATCAGGAAAAACTAATCACCGCTGGAATCGTGCTTGGAACTTTCGGTTTGTTCTGGTTTTTTCTTACTCAATACACCGATTCCGACGTTCCGATTTGGGATTCTCTGGTTAGCGCCTTTGCGTGGGCCGGAATGTGGCTGATGGCGAGAAGAAAAATCGAAAACTGGATTTTGCTCAATGTCAGCAATATTATCGCAATTCCGTTGTTGATACACAAAGATTTGTATCTGTATGCGGTTTTGACGGCTTTCTTATTTATCGTAGCGATTTCTGGTTATTTGGAGTGGCGGAAAATTATTAAATCTAAGTCTTTAAAGGTCGCTTGA
- the nudK gene encoding GDP-mannose pyrophosphatase NudK — protein sequence MQNTNVHIEKTEILSDNWYTLKKITFNILKKDGTTETQSREAYDRGNGAVILLYNTSTKNVILTKQFRMPTYINGNTDGMLIEACAGLLDNDHPEECIKRETEEETGYKISKVEKVFEAYMSPGSVTEILHFFIAEYSSEMKITNGGGLEEEGEDIEVLEIDIEKALQMIDSGEIKDAKTIMLLQHVRLKNLV from the coding sequence ATGCAGAATACAAACGTACACATTGAGAAGACTGAAATTCTATCAGATAACTGGTACACTTTAAAAAAGATCACTTTCAATATTCTAAAAAAAGACGGAACCACTGAAACCCAAAGCAGAGAAGCATACGACAGAGGAAATGGAGCAGTCATTTTATTGTACAACACAAGTACAAAAAATGTAATTTTGACCAAGCAATTCCGGATGCCGACCTACATTAACGGAAATACTGACGGAATGTTGATTGAAGCTTGTGCAGGTTTATTGGATAATGACCATCCTGAAGAATGCATCAAGCGTGAAACCGAAGAAGAAACAGGCTACAAAATATCGAAGGTTGAAAAAGTTTTTGAAGCGTATATGTCACCCGGATCTGTCACAGAAATTCTGCATTTTTTCATCGCCGAATATTCAAGTGAAATGAAAATCACAAATGGCGGAGGTCTTGAAGAAGAAGGTGAAGACATCGAAGTTTTGGAAATTGATATTGAAAAAGCGCTTCAAATGATTGACTCCGGAGAAATAAAAGATGCCAAAACCATCATGCTGCTTCAACATGTAAGGCTTAAAAATTTAGTATAG
- a CDS encoding SDR family oxidoreductase has protein sequence MKTTGNTVFISGGSAGIGLAIAKKLNAEGNKIIINGRNEERLQNALQQLDNAVGIQGDLSIEADRLRIAEDLKNNHPEVNIIINNAGAAFAYLLNETQNAHEKAAIEMNTNYFSIIHFTELLLPHLVQKTEAAVVNVSSIAVFRSHKMLPTYSASKAALHGYTEALRQTYEEQENVQIYEVYPPLVNTDFSAGIGGANGISPSEVADELFLALAKNQYDIPVGDSKQFFAKDLV, from the coding sequence ATGAAAACAACAGGTAATACAGTATTCATCAGCGGCGGAAGTGCCGGAATCGGTTTAGCCATCGCAAAAAAACTGAATGCAGAAGGCAACAAAATAATCATCAACGGAAGAAATGAAGAACGTCTTCAGAATGCGTTGCAACAATTGGATAATGCTGTAGGAATTCAGGGCGATCTTTCAATTGAGGCAGACAGATTAAGAATCGCAGAAGATTTGAAAAACAATCATCCCGAAGTCAACATCATCATCAATAATGCAGGTGCAGCATTTGCTTATTTACTGAACGAAACTCAAAACGCACACGAAAAAGCAGCGATTGAAATGAACACCAATTATTTCAGCATCATTCATTTTACTGAGCTTTTGCTTCCTCATTTAGTTCAGAAAACAGAAGCAGCGGTAGTCAACGTTTCGTCAATTGCAGTTTTTAGAAGCCATAAAATGTTACCGACTTACAGCGCATCTAAAGCAGCTTTACACGGCTACACAGAAGCGTTAAGACAAACTTACGAAGAGCAGGAAAATGTTCAGATTTACGAAGTTTACCCACCTTTAGTTAATACAGATTTTTCTGCAGGAATTGGTGGTGCCAACGGAATTTCGCCTTCTGAAGTTGCTGACGAATTGTTTTTGGCACTCGCAAAAAATCAATATGATATTCCGGTAGGAGATTCAAAACAGTTTTTTGCAAAAGACTTGGTTTAA
- a CDS encoding TIGR01777 family oxidoreductase, producing the protein MKEVVLITGAGGSVAKVLANKLENEYTVRFLTRTKKKENDFEWNIKNGIIDEKAFENISHIIHLAGANISEKRWTDERKKEIISSRVDSAQLILKTLQKKNIQLKSFISASAVGIYGAITSEKIFKEEDEKGNDFLSEVVILWEKAADEFLEKGIAERVVKVRIAIILSESEGALKKMAVPVKLGIGSPIGTGRQYIPWIHIDDLSSVFEYAVKNENIKGAYNASAPQHTDNENLTKEIAEVLDKPLFMPNIPGFVMKLMFGELSVALLEGSRTSSEKLQNAGFQFKFPNLKNALEDLLKKN; encoded by the coding sequence ATGAAAGAAGTCGTATTAATTACCGGAGCCGGCGGATCTGTCGCAAAAGTTTTAGCTAATAAACTTGAAAATGAATATACTGTTCGTTTTTTGACACGAACTAAAAAGAAAGAAAATGACTTTGAATGGAATATTAAAAATGGAATTATCGACGAAAAAGCCTTCGAAAATATCAGTCACATTATCCATTTAGCAGGAGCTAATATTTCAGAAAAAAGATGGACTGATGAACGCAAAAAAGAAATTATTTCCAGCCGTGTAGATTCTGCACAACTGATTTTAAAAACTTTACAAAAGAAAAATATTCAACTAAAATCTTTCATTTCAGCATCTGCCGTTGGAATTTACGGAGCGATAACTTCTGAGAAAATATTTAAAGAAGAAGACGAAAAAGGAAATGATTTTCTAAGTGAAGTCGTGATTCTTTGGGAGAAAGCTGCGGACGAGTTTTTAGAAAAAGGTATTGCCGAAAGAGTGGTAAAAGTGCGAATAGCCATCATTCTTTCTGAATCTGAAGGTGCTTTGAAAAAAATGGCTGTTCCTGTAAAACTTGGCATCGGGTCACCTATCGGAACAGGAAGACAGTACATTCCGTGGATTCATATTGACGATCTTTCTTCCGTTTTTGAATACGCTGTGAAAAACGAAAATATAAAAGGTGCTTACAATGCATCAGCGCCTCAACATACCGACAACGAAAATTTAACGAAAGAAATTGCGGAAGTTTTAGACAAACCCCTATTTATGCCTAATATTCCGGGATTTGTGATGAAGCTAATGTTTGGCGAACTGTCTGTTGCACTGCTTGAAGGCTCAAGAACATCTTCGGAAAAGCTTCAAAATGCAGGTTTTCAATTTAAATTTCCGAACCTGAAAAATGCTTTGGAGGATCTGCTCAAGAAAAATTAA
- a CDS encoding HPP family protein — protein MKKTLRRTYRVSKYVIYKETLVDYKEHFWSFLGAFFGIGIIAFLQSQYLLEQENVFLIGSFGASSVLIYGAIQSPLAQPRNLVGGHVISALVGVTVYQFVPDILWLSAPLAVAFSIVLMQYTKTLHPPGGATALIAVTSPGKIADLGYWYVLSPVLSGCIILLLVALFFNNITKNRSYPTSTKWKRLLHKKHKHPLKN, from the coding sequence GTGAAGAAGACGCTCAGAAGAACCTACCGTGTATCAAAATATGTAATTTACAAAGAAACTCTAGTTGATTATAAAGAACATTTCTGGTCATTTCTCGGCGCATTTTTCGGAATCGGAATTATCGCTTTTCTGCAGTCACAGTATTTATTGGAACAGGAAAATGTTTTCTTAATTGGTTCGTTCGGCGCATCAAGTGTATTGATTTACGGAGCTATTCAAAGTCCATTAGCACAACCGAGAAATCTTGTCGGCGGTCATGTTATTTCGGCTTTGGTAGGTGTCACTGTTTATCAGTTTGTTCCTGATATCTTATGGCTTTCTGCACCTTTGGCAGTGGCATTTTCCATCGTTTTAATGCAGTATACCAAGACGCTTCATCCACCAGGTGGCGCAACAGCTTTGATTGCGGTGACTTCTCCCGGAAAAATTGCAGATTTAGGATATTGGTATGTACTTTCTCCGGTTTTGTCGGGTTGTATTATTTTGCTTTTGGTCGCTTTATTTTTTAATAATATTACTAAAAACAGAAGCTATCCGACGAGTACGAAATGGAAAAGACTTTTACATAAAAAACACAAACACCCATTGAAAAATTAA